The Fulvivirga maritima genome segment TTCAGTTAGAGAGTATCTCAGTTATGCGATCATATTAGAGAACGACGGTCAACATGATAAATCAGCGAAATACCTAAAAAAGATAAAGCCTTATTTTGGTTACGACAATGCTGATTATAATGAGCTATATGCTAACATGTTAATAAGAAATAAAAAAATAAACCAAGCTATCACTTATATCAAGGAGTGCTTAAAGGAAAATAATGCCACTCCTAAAATGATCAGTACTTTAAAAAGGGAATTTCTCAATGAGGGAGGTGAAGAATCTGAATTTAGTGGATATCTAGCCGCTGCGAAGGCTGGAGAGCAAATGGATGCCAAACGAGAAGAGGTGCTTTCTGCAATAATGGATGAACCTATAGCAGATTTTAATCTGACTAATCTAAATGGTGATCAGGTTAAGATGAGCGATCAAAAAGGCAAAGTGATAATTCTTGACTTTTGGGCTACTTGGTGCGCTCCTTGCAAGAAGGCTATGCCTGGCATGCAGATGGCTTTGGATAAATATAAAAGTGATGAAAATGTGGTGTTTTACTTTATAGATACTCAGGAGTTTAGCTCAGATTATAAAGAGAGAGTAAGAGATTTTATAGAGGAAAAGGGGTATGATTTTAATGTTTTATTTGATGTAGAAAATGAAGAAACGCATAAGAAGGATAAGGTATTTTCGACTTATGCTAAAGCATTTAATTTTTCAGGTATCCCTCAAAAGTTAATAATAGATCAAAATGGTAATTTAAGATGGCGCTCTACAGGGTATTCAGGCAGTCCCAGCGAGTTAGCAGATGAAATTTCTATTGTTGTTGAATACTTGAAAGAGGAAAAAACAAATTAGTATGTTCATGCGCTGTATAGCATTATATATCCTTTATATACTGGTAATTACGCCATGTTTTTCGCAGAATGTATGGCAGAGTCAATATAAATCTTCAAGAAAAATATTGCAGGGAAGCGTAGAAGAGGGGCAGAATAAACTTTTTCTTACGCTTCCTGAAGAAGGTATTGATTCTTTGGATATGAAAGTTGTTAAAATGGGCACTCTCCGATGGCAAGCTCAAAATGAAACCTATGGTTATGATATAGTGATAGAACAGCATGAAAACGGTTCTTTGCAGACGCATTGGTCACATTATCGCGAGGAGTATGATTTATACATGAAGGCGGTGGATAAGGTCTTACCAATTACATTTGCTCAGCATCCGAAACCTCCGTTTTCTTATTATTCGGATAGTATTACGTTTACTAGCGAGGTTACGGGACTGCAATATGGAGCTACTCTAAATATTCCGAAAAACATGCAGGAGTATCCATTAGCTATATTGATTACTGGCACTGGCAGACAGGATCGAAATTATGTTTATTCTGGCCATCAATTCTTTACAGTGCTGGCAGATGCATTAGCGCAGGAAGGGATAGCTTCTATCAGGGTAGATGACCGTGGCGTAGGCCAAACTACGGGTGATTTTTCTCAGGCTACTTCAGGTGATTTTTCTGATGATGTAAAGGCGGTTATTCATTATCTAAAAGAAAGAGATGACATAGACCATTCTTATTTAGGATTAATAGGGCATAGTGAAGGGGGTACAATAGCCTCTATGGTGACTGCTCAGGAAAGAGATGTAAAATTCATGGTAAGCTTATCTGGAGTAGGAGTTAGCGGCTTTGAAATATTGATGCTCCAGAATAGAGCAATTTTAGAGTCACATCAAATGCCAGATTCATTAGTTACTAAGTATATGTCCTTGTATAATGATCTATTTGAGGTGGTCTATCAATCAGAATCTGAAGAAGATATAGAGTCAGGTTTAAGAACTTCTCTGGAAGCCTGGACAAGTAAAGAAGACGAAGCCACACTAAAAGCCATGCAACTGAATGAAGGCAGGGCAGAATCTTTTCTTTACCGCTATGGCAATATGGCAAAAAGGCCGTGGTATAGGTTTATGATTAAGTATGAACCGCATGATTACCTTCCTCTTATTAAGGTGCCTGTTTTGGCCGTGAATGGAAGTAAAGACATTATGGTGCCGGCCAGAGAAAACCTGAAAAACTTCTCAGAAGAAGTAAATAAGAAGTTAATTACTACAAAAGAGTATGCAGGCTTAAATCACATGTATCAGCACTGCGAGGAATGTACTGCAGCAGAAATAAAGGAATTAGATGAGGTCTTTGCGCCTCAGGTATTGGATGATGTTTCTAAATGGATCATTGATCAGTATCAAAAAAGGCAATAGTTTCCAAATCCCGAGAAGAGAGAAATGATAAAGGAACTTGTCATTTCTTCTCTTTTCACTCTCCTGTAATATCAAATTAAAAGGTATTATTTTCCCTATTTACTTTATTTAATTAAGAATTTAATATTAAATAATAGGCTTATTAAATCTTAATGAATCTTGTTGCATATAGCTACTTATAGTATTCCGTATCACTAGTATTAGCTATATTTCTGATTGCCCAATCAATTGAGAGTCATCATAAAAACTTTTTACAGCGCTTTTTTCATTCTTCTTCTAAGCAGTTCGATCGCGAAAATTGGCTATGCATTTACCCTAGCATTAGCGATTGCGACTGTTGAAATATGCTTATAGCTTTGCTTTATTCTTATTTAAACTAAATAAAAATAGATTTAGATGAGAATAGATTGTTTCTATTAAAATAATGTGAACCTAAACCAGAACATATTTTATGTTGCAGGAAAAATATGCCCTCCAACTAATGGAGAGCGAAAAGCCGGAGCAATTATATAAATACCTATTCAATGAGCTTCCGGAGAATAAAGCTTATTATCAAAAGAGCATTAATCAAACTATTAATGCAGTAATTGATCACTTGGAAACACGCACTACTCCCTACAGCGGAGCCACCGTGGAGCAAATCAGCGAGCGTTTCAGTAGACTACCTGCAGAATACCAGGAAGGCAATTCTTTGCAGATAGTATTGGAGGAGCTTAAAGAGCTGTATCTTAATGATGCTGTCTCTTTCCATAACAAAAAGTATGTAGCTCATCTTAATTGCCCTATACTTATTCCCACTTTAGCAGCAGAGGTCATTATCAGTGCCATCAACACCTCTATGGATACGTGGGATCAGAGTGCAGGCGGTACTTTTATTGAGCTTAAGCTCATTGAATGGACGCTTGATAAAATTGGATATCCACAAGCGGCAGATGGTGTATTTACCAGTGGAGGTACCCAGTCTAATATGATGGGACTGTTGCTGGCTCGCGATCATTTTATTCATAACAATTATGCGGTAGATCCCAACCTGGATGGTCTGCCTGCTGAGGCAACAAAGTTTAGAATCTTCTGCTCAGAAGTAAGCCATTTTAGTTTGAAGAAGAATGCCGCATTGCTAGGCTTGGGGCAGAGATCAGTTGTGCCGGTTCCGGTGAATGACAAATACCAAATGGATCCTGATGCATTAGAGGAGGCTATTATCAAAGAGAAAAGCTTGGGTAATATTCCTATTGCAGTGGTGGGCACTGCTGGTACCACAGATTTTAGTTCTATAGATCCTTTATCAGAAATAGCCGGGCTGGCTGAGCGCTATCAACTTTGGTTTCATGTGGATGCTGCTTATGGTGGAGGACTCATCCTTAGCGATAAGCATAAAGAGAAACTGAAGGGAATAGAGCTGTCAGATTCAGCTACTATTGATTACCATAAAACCTTTTTTCAGCCAGTTAGCTCTAGTGGTTTTTTTATGAGAGATAAGAGCTATATCAATTACATAAAATACCATGCTGACTATCTCAATAGCAAAGAACAGGAGGAAGAAGGTATTCCTAATATGGTGAAAAAATCCATACAAACTACTCGGCGGTTTGATGCCCTCAAGCTGTGGGTAAGCCTGCGAACGATGGGTACACAACGCTTGGGACAATACATTGATGATATGATTGATTTAGCACAACGAACCTCACTGATGCTCAGAAATAGAGGCAAGTTTGAGGTGCTTAACCATCCCGAAATCAGTGCTATAGTGTTTAGGTATATCCCTTTACCTAATACAAAAGTGGATGTATGTGCTCTGAATACATATATAAGAAAAGCCATGTTTGATGAAGGCAAAGCCTTGATAGCCAGCACCAAAGTTGATGATCAGGTATATCTGAAATTCACTTTGCTTAACCCGGTCACTGAGCTTAGCGATATGCAAGAGATAGTGGAGCATATCGAAAGACACGGCCATAATTACTTTAGAAATAACTAACCAAAACATTTAATAATATTGCAATGAATGACGAAAGCATTTATGATTTTGTAGGCATAGGTGTGGGCCCTTTTAACTTGGGGTTAGCCAGCCTTACTCATTCTATAGAAGAACTTAATGGCATTTTCTTTGACCAGGCTGATCAGTTTAACTGGCACCCGGGCATGATGATGCAAGACACCACTTTGCAAATTCCTTTCATGGCTGATCTGGTAACACTGGCTGATCCTACCAGTCCGTTCAGTTTTCTGAATTTCCTTAAAAATGAAGGACGCATTTATTCATTTTATATTCGGGAAAATTTCCTGGTTTTACGCCATGAATATAACCGATATTGTCAATGGGTAATCAGTCAATTAAGTAATGTTCACTTTTCAAATCAGGTGGTTGGAGTGAGTTATGATAATGACAACCAATGGTATGTGGTGAGCGTGAGACATACAAAAACAGGAGAACATAGAGAGGTAAAAGCTCGAAAACTGGTTTTAGGAACGGGTACTTCTCCTTATATACCGGCTTGTTGTGAAAACATAATGGATAAAGCTACTCATTCAGCTCATTATCTGGATAATAAAAAGGATTTACAACAGAAGAAATCAATTACGGTGCTGGGCAGTGGCCAGAGTGCGGCAGAAATATATTATGACTTACTTCAGGATATTGATCACTACGGTTATGAGTTGAATTGGATAACCCGTTCGCCTAGATTTTTCCCTTTGGAGTATAGCAAGCTCACGTTAGAAATGACTTCTCCTGAGTATGTAGACTATTTCTTTAATCTGCCTCCGGCCAAGAGAGATGATCTCATCAGCAATCAAAAGCATTTGTATAAAGGCATTAACACTAACCTTATTGGTGATATTTTTGATTTGCTATATAATAAAAGGCTACTGGCTGATATAAAAGTAGGCCTGCGAACCAATACCGAACTTAAGCAGGCGGAATATGATGCTTCTTTAGGTCACTTCAATTTGGAATTGTATCAGCAAGAGCAGGAAAGGGCTTTTGTACATCAAACTGAGGGACTAGTGCTGGCCACCGGATACGGATATAAACAGCCTAAGTTTATCAATGGCCTAACAGAGGAGATAAAATGGGATAAGAAAGGTCGTTATGATGTCAATCGTAATTATACTATTGATAAGCGTGGCGCTGATATTTTTGTTCAAAATGCAGAGCTCCACACACACGGTTTTGTCACTCCGGATTTAGGTATGGCTTGCTATCGTAACTCTTACATTATCAAAGAGATTACAGGCAAAGAATATTATCCTGTAGAGCGTAGAATTGCCTTTCAACAATTTGAGGTATCTGAAGAAGAAGCGGTTTCTAATTTTGAACTAGCCTGATTATATGACGTTACGCTCTTTTCTGATAGGCATGACTTTGATCTCCGTAGTCAGTGATTCTATGCTGCACCCATTTTTCCCTCAGTTTTTTGAGGGAACTTTTGGTGTAGATGATCCCAAGCATGTAGGTTATTATATAGCCGCCATGTGCTTAACGGTGATGTTTGCCTTTCCTTTTTGGGCTTATGTAGCTCGGCGCATTGCAGAACTGAAACTACTTGCATGGACACAGCTGGCAGCGGGACTTTTATGCTTATACTGTTTTTGGACTACCTCGCTGTTTAGTTTTTGGGTAGTTTCTCTTTCTATGATAGTTTTTAAAGGCAGCTACTTGCTCATCTATCCTTACGTAATGAGTTTGGAGCAGAAAGAGAACCATACCAGTACTGTGGGTCTGCTTTCGGTAATAGTGCACTTCGGAGCGATAGTCGGTGCTATTTTAGGAGGCCTGGTAGTAGATTCTTTTAATCCCAGATACATATTTCTGGTAATGGCTGCTGGAGATTTTATTCAGATCTTCGTGAGCATTTATCTGGTAAGAAGCGCTAAGTATGACACCAGCTACAAGGCTCCTGAGAAGGAAGCAGACACCGGTAGCCTGGTTCCTAAAGGTTTTATATTGAAACTAGGGATTATCACCCTGCTGCTATATGGCTTTGCTTATATGATAAGGCCATTTTTCTCACTGTACTGGGAGCAGATTTCGCAGTATGATAGCAAAATTATTTCAGGGACAATATATGCAATACCAGGCTTTGTGGCGCTATTAGCACTATGGCTGGAGAAAAAGAAAAAGGTCGGCAATAGTGCGTTGAATGCTATACTGCCTTCATTACTGTTGGGTATAGCCGGACTCATGTTGCAAGGGGCAGGCGTGGCATTGGTGGTAATAGCTGGCCGGTTAATTTACGGGTGGGCTATATACCAGGCACTGGTAAAGTTCGATGTATTGCTCTTTGAACTGAGCACCCCAAAATCTTATGCTACAGATTATAGTAAAATTCATTTTTTTCAGAACCTGGGAGTGCTCATCGCATCATTTAGCGTAGGTGTTCTGGTAGATAATTTTGGCCTTTACATGCCTTTTTGGACTGCCACAGTCGGCTTTGCTATCACATTAATTCTCTACTTGCTGGCTTTTAAATCAGAGGTGTTTACCACCAAAAAGCATTCAATAAGCAGTGAGTAAAACCTAAACCATATTTAAGAAATATATCTTATGAATACTCAGACTAATATTAATAAAGAACCTGTTTTTACTAAACACATAGAAGGGTATGGCACATTTACGCTTCACCCTTTTGATCTGGAGGCTGACAGCCCATTTATACATGACTGTGTAAACAGAGAATACGCCCGATATTGGGACATGATAGGCACATCTTTGGAAGAAGTGAAACAAACCTATTCTGAAATTATTAATGGACATACGCAAGCTTACATAGGCTCTTTTGATGGAGAAAAGGCTTTTTTGCTAGAAAAATACGACCCGTCTCAAGACATGATTGCAGATTACTATGAAGTAAAGCCCGGTGACTGTGGCATGCATATACTGGTGGGGCCAGCTCAGCAACCCAAGTCTAATTTCACTTGGTATGTGTTTACGACTATTATGGATTTTATTTTTAATGATAATAGCGTTACCAGAATAGTGGTGGAGCCTGATATAAGAAATGAAAAGATTCATAAGCTTAACAGTCGTGCTGGTTTCAAATATGATAAGAAATTGAACCTGCCCCACAAAACTGCACATTTAGCTTTTTGCAGTAAAGATGATTATCAGGGTGCAGTTGCAGGTGAGTTTAATAAAAACAGTTCAAAAGCTGACGATCAAAATATTCCTTTTAATGGAGGGAGTGCGGTAAGTCATCTTTCACAAGCGAATTGGCAAAAGGCCAATGTAATGTTTATAAAAAAGGCCATTGCTGAGTTTACACATGAGCTGATTTTACAGCCACATTTGGTGCAAAAAGAGGCTTCCGAAAATCATCATTATGCTTTAAGTGCAGATAAGCCAGGAGTCGTTTATTATTTCCAAGCCAAAAAAATGGCCCTCGATCATTGGTCTATTGACGAAAATACGATTAGTAAAAAGTTAAATAACGAGCCAGCGGATTTAGATGGTCTTTCCTTTATTCTCGATTTCAAAGAGCAGCTAGGCATTCCGAAAGAAATGCTGCCAACCTACTTGGAGGAAATCTCCAGCACACTGTATGGCAGTGCGTATATGCTTGAAAAAAAAAGCATTTCAGCAGCCGATCTCATCAATAGCGGGTATCAGGAAATAGAACATGCCATGACTGCCGGCCATCCTTGCTTTGTGGCTAATAATGGACGTATTGGCTTTGATACTAAAGATTACAAGGTTTTTGCTCCGGAAGCCAATACTCCGTTCAATATTATTTGGTTAGCAGGCCATGTAGATAGAACACATTACGCGCATGTAGAAGAACTTCCTTATCAAACTTTGTTAGAGCAGGAGCTGGGAGAAGAGCAAGTGAATGTTTTTAACGCTCATTTGTCTAACAAAGGTCTCAATCCGGCGGACTATTTCTTTATTCCGGTACATCCGTGGCAGTGGTTTAACAAGCTAGCCAGCATTTTTTCTCCTGATATAGCTAATGAAAAACTAGTTTACTTAGGAGAAAGTAAAGATTTGTATTCCGCACAGCAGTCTATCAGAACATTATATAATATTTCAAATACTCATAAATTTTATGTAAAAACCTCATTGTCAATACTCAATATGGGCTTTATGCGTGGGCTATCGCCCTACTACATGGGCGGCACTCCGGCCATAACAGAGTGGGTTCAGGAAGTCTTCGGGAATGATGAATACCTGAAAAGCCAGGGGTTTGAAATGTTGGGAGAAGTGGCTACTATGGGCTATCGTAATTTGTATTTTGAAGAGCTGGGAAAGACCAATGCCTACAATAAGATGTTGGCCGCACTTTGGCGCGAAAGTCCCATGAATAAACTTGAAGAGGGGCAAAGTCTCATGACTATGGCAGCCTTACTGCATGTTGATAATGAAGGTGCCGCAGTAGTGTCAGAATTAATTAAGGCGTCGGGTTTATCGGTAGAGCAATGGTTAAAGAGTTATCTAAAATGCTATTTGAAACCATTATTACATTGCTTTTATAAATATGATACCGTGTTTATGCCGCATGGAGAAAACATTATTCTGATAATGGAAAATCATGTGCCGGTAAAAGCCATTATGAAAGACATAACTGAAGAAATGCAAGTGCTGAGCGATGAGATTGAACTACCTGAAGAGGTAAAAAGAATCTATGCTGATGTGCCTCATTCGGTACGGCTACTTTCCATTTTTACGGATGTGTTTGATTGCTTTTTTAGATTTTTAAGTGCTATTATGGAAGAGCATGGCGTGTGTAATGAAGAGGCTTTTTGGAATGCTGTAGCTGATTGTATTCATGAGTATCAAAGTGAATGGCCTGAGTTCAATCAGAAGTTTACAGAACATGATCTTTTTGCTGAAGACTTTGCTCGTTCTTGTCTTAACCGACTGCAGCTCAAAAATAATAAGCAAATGGTGGATTTGTCAGATCCTGCTGCAGCATTACAGTTTCACGGAACACTTATCAATCCAATTGCTTCAAATAAAGAAAACCAACTAACCAACCTAAATACCTATGGAAACGAAGCAAAATGAAAGAATAAAAGCCATTGATTTTGGAAGGGGAATGAGTGTGCTAGTGATGATACTTGTACACACCCTCTGGGTTTATGGTAGTGTAGAAACCCAGCGAGATTCTACTTTGGGGCATGTTGTTCATTTTCTAGGCAAAGGAACTGCCATGTTCCTGGTGTCTATGGGAGTTTCGTTTGTGCTTTCCAGCAGGCAGAGTGTTGGAGGGTCTATGAAGCGGGGCCTGATAATATTAGCTGTAGGCTACCTGATGAATATTCTCAAGTTTATAGTGCCTCTTGAAGTTTTCCATACCATGCCAGAAGGTTTTCTTCAAGATTATGGCTGGACTCGACCATTAAGTGCTGGTAAGCTCATATGGTTGGCATCTTTAGGAGACATACTTCAGCTGGCAGGGTTAGCCTTGTTCTTTATGGGGCTGGCCAACCGATATGTTAAAAACAAATATGGCTTATTGATAATAGCATTAGTCATAGCCATACCTTCAAGGTTACTCAGCGGTGTATCAACAGAAATAACGGGTCTACACTATGTATGCGAGCTATTGTTTAGCGATGGCTGGCATGTTTACTTTCCTGCTTTCCCATGGATGTCATTCATGTTTGCAGGTATGTTCTTTGGCCGTTGGTATAAGGAATTAGAATATGATCAGGATCTTCTATTTAAAAAAATGCTGACGTGGGGAATAATACTTTTATTAATAGGAGGAGGCCTTTGTTACTATGATTTTAGCTATCATTTTGGAGACTTTTTCCACCTAGGCCCAGGAGGAGCTTTCTATCTTTTAGGGTTGAATTTGGTAGTTTTTTGGTTGGTACATCTATGCGTTAAAAATGCCAAGACTAATTACTTTCTTAGCCTTACCTACTATTGTAGTAAAAATGTTACTTCCATGTATGTTATTCAATGGACGCTGGTATTTTGGGGTACTATGATATTCGGTTATAAAACACATGACCCGTTGACCACGGTGCTTATTATGCCTATTATAGTAGTGGCCACTTTTGGTGTTAATTATCTGTTTCAGATAACGAAGAATAATGTGCTTAGGGGACTAACTTCGTTATGATTAAAGAAGCCGTCTCAATCAGTTTCTGATTGAGACGGCTTATACTTTTATAAGGATGGATGTGCCGGAGTGCAGCCGTTTCCAACCATAGTGTAAGAATCTGTACACTGTTGCTCTATTCCACATTCATTGGTATAAATTGCGGTTACCTCAAAGGTCATTTCTTCGTCACAAACTATGCCATATGTTACAGAACAACCACTAGCGGTGCCATATAGATTATTTCCCAGTAAATATTCCAACTGTAGCTTACTCCTGTATGACAAGGGACAGAAAATGTATGGCGATTAGGCCCATGGGGTTTGTACTCAATTGATTGAGTGATATTACATGCATCATTGAATGTGCCATCTTCTTCTTTTAATATTGTTTTTGATACAGAACATGTTTCTTGCCCTTCTCCATAGGCAGATATTATACCGGATTCAAAATTACTTCCAAAGCTAAATTGAGCATGAGTTGTTCCCTGTCCACTTATAATGCTAATATCCCCACTAGTTACACTCCATGTGACTGTACTTGAAGAAGATGAACCTTCATAATTATAATAATTTGTTGTACTGGGACAGGCCTTTGAGTTTCCAATTATGTCGCAGGTTGTTGATAAAATGATATTATTTGATTTTGACGAGGAATTATTTGTCATAACATCACTATTTAATTCTTCACGATATGGGTCAGAGCAGGAGAAAAAGTAAAATAGTGATATAGCAGATAATTAGGAATGAATAATTGATTCTTTTCATAAAATAGGATTTAGGTTAATAATTCTTTAATTTAAATAAATAATATTAAAGAATGAAAAAATATAATTTATGATTTTAGTCGTTCTGAAATAAAAGCTTTAATTATTATCGTAAAATGAAAGGGAGTCAAATATTTATTATTGTATAATAAAGTTTTAACGTAAGTTATTGTTAATAATGCGTAATTTCAGCCTGCGTTAAAAGCATAATAGATAGTGATGTTCTGGTGGCGTTTGAGGATTTGCCTTAGCGTATAATTTTTTGCAGAATCATTACTTTTTGAATTATGAGTAAACGCTTTCATGTAGTAGACGCCCTTAGAGGTTTTGCTATTATATCCATTATGTTGCTCCACAATATTGAGCACTTTGATTTCTACCATACACCTGAATCTTTGCCGGCATGGATGGTAAAGATAGATTCCGTTATTTGGGATACCTTATTTTTTCTTTTTGGAGGTAAATC includes the following:
- a CDS encoding MFS transporter, whose product is MTLRSFLIGMTLISVVSDSMLHPFFPQFFEGTFGVDDPKHVGYYIAAMCLTVMFAFPFWAYVARRIAELKLLAWTQLAAGLLCLYCFWTTSLFSFWVVSLSMIVFKGSYLLIYPYVMSLEQKENHTSTVGLLSVIVHFGAIVGAILGGLVVDSFNPRYIFLVMAAGDFIQIFVSIYLVRSAKYDTSYKAPEKEADTGSLVPKGFILKLGIITLLLYGFAYMIRPFFSLYWEQISQYDSKIISGTIYAIPGFVALLALWLEKKKKVGNSALNAILPSLLLGIAGLMLQGAGVALVVIAGRLIYGWAIYQALVKFDVLLFELSTPKSYATDYSKIHFFQNLGVLIASFSVGVLVDNFGLYMPFWTATVGFAITLILYLLAFKSEVFTTKKHSISSE
- a CDS encoding heparan-alpha-glucosaminide N-acetyltransferase domain-containing protein; this encodes METKQNERIKAIDFGRGMSVLVMILVHTLWVYGSVETQRDSTLGHVVHFLGKGTAMFLVSMGVSFVLSSRQSVGGSMKRGLIILAVGYLMNILKFIVPLEVFHTMPEGFLQDYGWTRPLSAGKLIWLASLGDILQLAGLALFFMGLANRYVKNKYGLLIIALVIAIPSRLLSGVSTEITGLHYVCELLFSDGWHVYFPAFPWMSFMFAGMFFGRWYKELEYDQDLLFKKMLTWGIILLLIGGGLCYYDFSYHFGDFFHLGPGGAFYLLGLNLVVFWLVHLCVKNAKTNYFLSLTYYCSKNVTSMYVIQWTLVFWGTMIFGYKTHDPLTTVLIMPIIVVATFGVNYLFQITKNNVLRGLTSL
- a CDS encoding alpha/beta hydrolase → MFMRCIALYILYILVITPCFSQNVWQSQYKSSRKILQGSVEEGQNKLFLTLPEEGIDSLDMKVVKMGTLRWQAQNETYGYDIVIEQHENGSLQTHWSHYREEYDLYMKAVDKVLPITFAQHPKPPFSYYSDSITFTSEVTGLQYGATLNIPKNMQEYPLAILITGTGRQDRNYVYSGHQFFTVLADALAQEGIASIRVDDRGVGQTTGDFSQATSGDFSDDVKAVIHYLKERDDIDHSYLGLIGHSEGGTIASMVTAQERDVKFMVSLSGVGVSGFEILMLQNRAILESHQMPDSLVTKYMSLYNDLFEVVYQSESEEDIESGLRTSLEAWTSKEDEATLKAMQLNEGRAESFLYRYGNMAKRPWYRFMIKYEPHDYLPLIKVPVLAVNGSKDIMVPARENLKNFSEEVNKKLITTKEYAGLNHMYQHCEECTAAEIKELDEVFAPQVLDDVSKWIIDQYQKRQ
- a CDS encoding GNAT family N-acetyltransferase; this encodes MNTQTNINKEPVFTKHIEGYGTFTLHPFDLEADSPFIHDCVNREYARYWDMIGTSLEEVKQTYSEIINGHTQAYIGSFDGEKAFLLEKYDPSQDMIADYYEVKPGDCGMHILVGPAQQPKSNFTWYVFTTIMDFIFNDNSVTRIVVEPDIRNEKIHKLNSRAGFKYDKKLNLPHKTAHLAFCSKDDYQGAVAGEFNKNSSKADDQNIPFNGGSAVSHLSQANWQKANVMFIKKAIAEFTHELILQPHLVQKEASENHHYALSADKPGVVYYFQAKKMALDHWSIDENTISKKLNNEPADLDGLSFILDFKEQLGIPKEMLPTYLEEISSTLYGSAYMLEKKSISAADLINSGYQEIEHAMTAGHPCFVANNGRIGFDTKDYKVFAPEANTPFNIIWLAGHVDRTHYAHVEELPYQTLLEQELGEEQVNVFNAHLSNKGLNPADYFFIPVHPWQWFNKLASIFSPDIANEKLVYLGESKDLYSAQQSIRTLYNISNTHKFYVKTSLSILNMGFMRGLSPYYMGGTPAITEWVQEVFGNDEYLKSQGFEMLGEVATMGYRNLYFEELGKTNAYNKMLAALWRESPMNKLEEGQSLMTMAALLHVDNEGAAVVSELIKASGLSVEQWLKSYLKCYLKPLLHCFYKYDTVFMPHGENIILIMENHVPVKAIMKDITEEMQVLSDEIELPEEVKRIYADVPHSVRLLSIFTDVFDCFFRFLSAIMEEHGVCNEEAFWNAVADCIHEYQSEWPEFNQKFTEHDLFAEDFARSCLNRLQLKNNKQMVDLSDPAAALQFHGTLINPIASNKENQLTNLNTYGNEAK
- a CDS encoding TlpA family protein disulfide reductase, with product MDNDFDFVFNNLSTAPYTMILDYSWHLMSISLRNESMSNDSLVMLGDIIVPELEKRENQVAKKYKGLLTPKQWKERAFNSSVREYLSYAIILENDGQHDKSAKYLKKIKPYFGYDNADYNELYANMLIRNKKINQAITYIKECLKENNATPKMISTLKREFLNEGGEESEFSGYLAAAKAGEQMDAKREEVLSAIMDEPIADFNLTNLNGDQVKMSDQKGKVIILDFWATWCAPCKKAMPGMQMALDKYKSDENVVFYFIDTQEFSSDYKERVRDFIEEKGYDFNVLFDVENEETHKKDKVFSTYAKAFNFSGIPQKLIIDQNGNLRWRSTGYSGSPSELADEISIVVEYLKEEKTN
- a CDS encoding pyridoxal phosphate-dependent decarboxylase family protein yields the protein MLQEKYALQLMESEKPEQLYKYLFNELPENKAYYQKSINQTINAVIDHLETRTTPYSGATVEQISERFSRLPAEYQEGNSLQIVLEELKELYLNDAVSFHNKKYVAHLNCPILIPTLAAEVIISAINTSMDTWDQSAGGTFIELKLIEWTLDKIGYPQAADGVFTSGGTQSNMMGLLLARDHFIHNNYAVDPNLDGLPAEATKFRIFCSEVSHFSLKKNAALLGLGQRSVVPVPVNDKYQMDPDALEEAIIKEKSLGNIPIAVVGTAGTTDFSSIDPLSEIAGLAERYQLWFHVDAAYGGGLILSDKHKEKLKGIELSDSATIDYHKTFFQPVSSSGFFMRDKSYINYIKYHADYLNSKEQEEEGIPNMVKKSIQTTRRFDALKLWVSLRTMGTQRLGQYIDDMIDLAQRTSLMLRNRGKFEVLNHPEISAIVFRYIPLPNTKVDVCALNTYIRKAMFDEGKALIASTKVDDQVYLKFTLLNPVTELSDMQEIVEHIERHGHNYFRNN
- a CDS encoding lysine N(6)-hydroxylase/L-ornithine N(5)-oxygenase family protein; this encodes MNDESIYDFVGIGVGPFNLGLASLTHSIEELNGIFFDQADQFNWHPGMMMQDTTLQIPFMADLVTLADPTSPFSFLNFLKNEGRIYSFYIRENFLVLRHEYNRYCQWVISQLSNVHFSNQVVGVSYDNDNQWYVVSVRHTKTGEHREVKARKLVLGTGTSPYIPACCENIMDKATHSAHYLDNKKDLQQKKSITVLGSGQSAAEIYYDLLQDIDHYGYELNWITRSPRFFPLEYSKLTLEMTSPEYVDYFFNLPPAKRDDLISNQKHLYKGINTNLIGDIFDLLYNKRLLADIKVGLRTNTELKQAEYDASLGHFNLELYQQEQERAFVHQTEGLVLATGYGYKQPKFINGLTEEIKWDKKGRYDVNRNYTIDKRGADIFVQNAELHTHGFVTPDLGMACYRNSYIIKEITGKEYYPVERRIAFQQFEVSEEEAVSNFELA